Below is a window of Lodderomyces elongisporus chromosome 3, complete sequence DNA.
GGTCTCCACAGATAAGTGTCTCGAACGACGCTGTTTGTGCTTTGACATCCACTCCAAGAACCATAAATACGACTTGTCCTTAGAAGGTATTTCCAAGTCCACAAGCATCTGACGGTAAAGGAAGCCAGAGCCTTTGATCATCCCCAGTCTTGCTAATGCAAGACCACTTCCTAAGACCATCAAACCACCTCCTGCAGCAAAATACGGGTTCTTCATCACAACCTCATTAAACCCCAGAGATATCATTCCCGAAATGCTTCCATCTGAGGACAGTCGGATCTTTTCAAAGTCAATTGATTGAACTGGGTTGGCCATTGTATTTAGGTGCTGTCAAAAAGTGTTGATTAAAGCTGTGAACAATTGCGAGAGTAATGTGGAAAAATAATTGAATATGCGATCAATCGGAGAAGATGTGATCCAGTCGTCTGGTTGCGAATAAAAGCTTAAAAGCtgtataaagaaaaatttgttagagtatttatataaatatatatatatgtaaagaGAACTGAGAAAAAACGAAATGCAAAGtgcgacacacacacacacacacacacacacacacacacttacTCACTGAAAGGCAAGCACACAAACTAATTGTAAACTTCAGGTTTGAGTTGCGGAATTTGGAAACGAGATCATAGATTCGTGAGGCCACAGCCATCAATACAGGTTGCCAAAATAATTCAGTTTAAACTACACAACTATACCAATCAACCACGGCAACACAATTTATTGGGCCAATCTCACCCTATAAtaccttcttcatcctataataccttcttcatcctataataccttcttcatcatcatcttcttcttcttcttataataataataatttccaattctttttcttcttcaatagCAAACTGGATCCCATGTACGATGAAATTGATCTGGAAAAGCGTCTCAGTCTGCACCTGGATCCAAATTTCTCCACAAATAATTTGAACTCCAATTTGGATGATGAACAGGCTCTGTCATCGAATTCAGAGCTTGcaaaaatacaaacacaaatgCAACCACCAACACAGGTAGGAGAACAAACAGAAAAGCAGAAACAAACAGTTGGACTGAGTCGTAATCCATTTAGGAACGCCTCTTCTGCGTTTGATGAGCTGGAGAATCCAACTGAATTGCTCACCTCCGAGGAAATCGAGAAAACCACACAACTATTTACACAACCCCAGTCAGGCCAGTATAGTATGCAAGAAGAGGTTGCGACACCAGCCACGATTTCAACAGATTTTACAATGACGGGACCCAAATTAACTCCGCAAGAGCTCAAACTGTATCCTTTTAAAACTTTAAACAGAATTTTGGATGATCTTAAATGGACGGTTCCCTATAAGGAAAAGTTTGGCCAAAGTTTATTAAACACCAGACCAATTGAGTATTCGGAAAGTTTACCAGCACTTGTTGGTTCATGCCGAACTGTACCCGAATTATGCATAATGAATGAAATGATTGACTTTTGTCCGGCAATTCAAAAGTTTGAATTCTTTGACGGGAAACAAATTGTCAATTTAATTCGCGGTGTGATTATATCTaccaataaagaaatatatcACTTTCGCATAATGATTTTACAGGACAACACCAACCCATTCGTTGTGAATGTGGTTGACAAGCACCAATACCACGTAATTCCTGAAAGTCATGTATCCgatgttgaaaaagagcTTTTATCCACACTTCTTTTGGAAAGAAATGACACGGAAGAGACAGCGGTTATTGATGAtgcttttttcaaaagtctGAGTGCACCGAATAACAATATTTTACGGGTAACAATTATAAAATCCGAGTTCAATCAGGAGGATTTGAAAAGTCTTTTTGATCCACAGGCTATCAAGGAACGGTATTTGGCAAGTTTACCACGGCATCCCGATTTGGATGCATCAAGAATACCCAAAGCGCAACAATGTGTCAATATGTTGATTAAAGTATTGAAAGGGCCAATCTTGTTGGGAGACCAAAACGTCAGGGTGATCAGTCTCAACACTTCTTTGGATGCACACGTTGATGTGAGTTTTCTTATTGAGAATCTTGGCTTTACTTTGGATCGCGAACGAAACGAAGTGAGCCCGCCAAAGTTGATAGACTCGCATTTTTTATTGGAGTCATACATTCGCAAAGCACTTGAGTTGATCATAATTGCACAGACTTTACCACCTGAGAACAATATAGCACGCATCAGCTATTCcttttcaacaaacttGAATAAGGTGTTTGATGTGATTGCCGAGGTGGACAAAAAGGAGAGTACAACCAATTTCACCAGCAATTTTGCAAATCGAAACAAGTCCTTTATCCAATTGAGCATATCAGGTCATTTTACAGACGATTTGATTATCAAATGCTTTGAAAGTACAATGCAGTCCAATCCGGAGAATAAACTTTTCTACATTGATGCATTAAAGGATGTCAAGAGCATTAGACAATCTGCAGGTACAAGTTATAACTCTAAATTGACATTATACATCAATAAAAAGTTGCATGCAGGTGATTTTGTTGGATACAAGGATTTGATTGAATCATTGAAAATTTTGGGAATCGAAGTTGACCCTTCATACACTGACGCGAGACTTTTGGACGACGACGCTATTATTGCAGCCTATCAAACTCATTTCAAGGACGACCCTAGAAATTACCAATACTACAATAAGCAGCTTAAAAGCGTTGCAATTGCCAAGAATTCACAAAGAATTCGCGACTATTTGGCTGGAGAAATTTTACCGATGAGTTTAGCTTTGTTTGAGCTTGAAATCGAAGAGATTACCGAGGACGATGTTGTCATTACTGCATTTGAATTTAAACTAGAAGATATTTTACAACGCAATGGTTTTGACAAAACCGCTAGTGAAGTTGTCCTTCTTACGCGTGCATTTGCATCAATTGCTATACAACGGAAGAGCTACCTTTTATTGAACTACCTTGAACAAAAACTACCGGAATATGCATCAGTGccacaagaaacaaggtATGGTGAGACTTTGCTTTCTCGAAGCTATGAATTGCTTGGTGCTCTGGATAGTAATTCTGATTTCGAGTTGGTGTCTATTTTCCAAAGCGTATTGTCCACCAGTTCAATTGATATCAGGGTTTTACGACGCGCATTTAGGTCAATTGCCAACTCTAGAAATTCACAAGTAATGCAAACGTTTTTAGAAACAGGCAAGATTGACTCGCAATTGTTGCCTGCAGAAAACTGGCCGGCTGGTTTGGACAATATTGGAAATACTTGTTATTTAAACTCATTGCTACAGTATTATTTTTGCATCAAGCCGTTGCGAGACTTGATTTTAAACTTTGATGAAGACAAGATTGATACTGGGCTGATTTccaatgaaagaaaaattggaggtagagttgttgaagaagcaGAGATTAAACGAGCATACCAATTTATTTATCATTTAAAAAGTCTATTCCATGAAATGATACATACAAACAGTCGCTGCGTTAAGCCAAGCAGAGAATTAGCATACTTGTCGTTCTTGCCCTCTTCATTACCTGTGACTTTTGTCGATGGGAATGAGCTAGGTGCAAAGAAATCTGAAAATGCCGAGCAGGACATGGATACGGAAATGGAAGATGCAGATGTCACCATTGTTGAGCATCAAGAATACTCAATGGGAAATACAGAATATAAAGATAACCTGGTCGATGATCATAATACAGCTAGTTCTTTGCTGTCTAACTTTGACACTGACTCTTTAGAAGAGCCTGAAACTTTGGTTACAAGTGGCGAGCCAAATAAAGAGtttgatgattttgttgaaggaaaagttgtgaaatttgaaaatgccGATCAAcctaatgatgatgaagatgaagatgatgttgttgttgagactaaacaaattgaaaacattcACAATGATCAATACAGGGATAAAGAGACAAACAACCTTTTGGATGATAGGTATGTTGACTCGAGGATCCTCCCTATTTCAGCTGATGAAATGGAGAGTACAATTGAGCTTGGTCGCCAACAAGATGTCACAGAATGCATTGaaaatgttttgtttcagatTGAGTCTGCTTTACCACCAACATCTTTGGACGAAGATAACGAGCAAAATGATATGGTAAAGGAGTTATTTTatggaaaaacaaagcaagTCATTCAGCCATTGCAAGGAGATTCTTTACAAACGAGAACATCAGTTGAAAGATTCAACAGCTTAATCATCAATGTTAGTGATCATCCAAAAAGCATATACGATTCTTTGGACAGTTACTTTAATGAAGATATTGTCAACTTGGAAGATGGACCCGTCAAAAAGTCAATCACCATTGCTGAGCTTCCCCAAATTATGCAGTTTCATGTTCAAAGAGTTATGTTTGATAAAGTAAAGTTGGTTGCGTACAAAAGCATTGAACCCATTCCATTTAGTGAGAAAATATACCTCGGTAGGTATTTGGACacaaaagatgaagagttATTGCGCAAACGTGAACAAGTGTTTCAATGGAGAAGGGAGATTCTTGATTTAACAAGTCGAATCTCCAATATCACTCAGGTTGATGAGCGCAGTCAAATGTCTATCATCGATAGCTTGACTGCTACAAAGAAGTTCCTTGAGAAACgtatcatcaacaatgacAAGTTGTGCATTGAGCTCACGACAATTCAAGTTATTTCCgatcaaattgaaaagttgaagCAACAATTGGCAGAAGCAAAGGAGCGAATTGCAGATCTCCAAACAAGGATCTCTCAACAATTTGATTCATACAACAAGATTGGATATTCCatctttgcaatttttatCCATAGAGGAGAAGCAAGTTATGGCCATTACTGGATTTACATCAGAGATCCGCACCAACATGGTATCTTCAGAAAATATAATGACGAGATTGTTAGTGAGGTTCCTGAATCTGAGGTATTCAATTTCCTTGAGGGCAACACTGCGACCCCGTATTATATCGTTTACGTTAAAGATGCATTAGAAAAGGATTACATCAATCCTCTAAATAGATCTATAACATGTAGAAGCTAGAAACATGTTtaatactttttattttataaactttatcttcctttctttgaGATCCAATTCTATGATGAATGGTTTCTCCTTTGATTTTAAACCGTGTTTtcgttttaattttatgaGTAAGAAAGAAGTGGGTTTGTAAAAATTGGGTTGATTGATacatataaagaaaaatagtCCTTTAATACTGATTGATTCAGTTTCGTTTGCAAAATACCAAACTTTTGGATTCGCCTAACATTTGTGTGAGCTAGGTTGATtgccacttttttttccctttcttttcttttttgtactTGACTTACTAATTATGATTGCTAATATTCGCTGTAAATACTTGGATCAGTAAATGTCgccccccctcccccatTTCGATATCAATCtttaaagagaaaaagatattctctggtttaatttttgtctACTAGTTTTCcatattgttttttggtCTCCTTCTAATCGTGATTGATCAGATGCTTTCTTCGAGCACATAGATGATCTACTCTGTTGAACATATAAACTAAGATTTTGGTTGATATAACTTtgtttgcttcttttttgatgtACTAATTTAAACTTTCATCCCTCCTTTTCCCACTCCGCCCTCTACCCAACCGAGTCACCTCTACTGGACTCTGGTGTGCTCTAATTCATTATATAATGTTTGATTAGATAATGCTCTGCTGTTCAGAATTATGCTGTGTAACATtgattgatgttgttgcGGAAATGTCAAAACTACGAAATGTATAAGctttatcaattttttttttgaaacgtccaaaaaaaatcaagagTTCACGTTATTCGATATTTGAACCTTCTACAGTCATGttacttttttcaatttaacTATCAGTCAGTACTCGACATGAATTAATCAACTTCTTACATTTTCTAAACATAACAAGCTTCATTAAACACCGTTGCTACCTCTCCTTaaagtaaagaagaaaaattaaaaaatttaaaaaaaaaaaaaagaataagcGTCCTATTCGTGTGGATATGAATTTGCACAAACCGAGTGAGGGGTGGCTGTTGCTATTGATGCAATAAGCTCCAGACACGATGGCAATGCATTTTTCTGTATACTTAGGCATGAAGATTGTTGAGTATTTGATACGTTCATAGATGAAGATTTATCCATCAAATTATTATTTGATGAAGTTGTGTTTAGCATCGCTTCAACTTCATATGGCGACATCTTCAGTTTGTCTATCGATTTTTCTGACACTTCCAGCAACACACTTGATTGGCCAAAATTCTCATTACTTTGATTATTTGATATTTTATTGCATTTGAGGTCAAACTGATAATTTTGGTGGCTGTTGGAGCTATTGTTAATGTCTTTATCGATGGTGTACATATTTGAACACAATCCAAAGCcctttgttggtgttgataaACTTTTGAGATCACTAGAAAAAAACGAAGAAATCTgaggtggtggtaataTTGTGGgaacagaagaagaaaaatatgaTGACAGTGATGGGGGcagtgatgatgataatgatgatgctgatgatgtAGAAGATCCCAAAGAGTATGAGATGCCAAAACCTCGCATATTTGTGGGTATAATCGACTGACTAGGAACATGCGAAGCAATTTTGTGTGGATAAGCTGATGGGGATACTTTGCAATTACTGGTGTTATTAACATAAACGGGTTGCGGGGAAAACGATTGCCATTCCAGATTCTTTGTACGTTCGTTTTCGAACAAATATGGTGTTGAAATTTCTGATAGAGCAGAGCTGGAGGGTGGTGTTACTTGGATTGCAGTAAGAACTGTTTTTGGTTCGTGTTGGCGAAAACGTTGATGGTCTTCATAGCGTCGTgtgtgatgatgatgatgatgatgatgatgttgttgttgttgatgctgttgatgataatgattaTTTGGATGTACATGAGCAATTTTGGTTGATGAGCTCTCCCTTTTAAATAAAGGGTTCCTTGCTCTTTGATGTGCCTTTTTAGGAACTCGTCGCTGTATCAAGCTCAACATGTGATATTTACCCTTTTTAAATTGTCCTTTGGAGTGGCGGAAAGTCCACAATTTAACGTTTTTGACACCGCCTTTCTCGACATTATTGTCGTCgatattgattttttgaaaCCCGTACATGTTCAATTGTCTTATAAATGATTGCTCGTTGCTGTGCTTAAAATAACGTGCAAGTGCTATAGAAAAATCGTCTGTTGCTTCAATGTGAAACGTTTCACCATCTATATCCCACCATATCAAATGTGCAATCATAGGTTCATGCAACATGCTGTACAATCGGTGGACAAAAGTTGTTTGAAATTTGCTACTTGATTTGGTGGTATTGCACTGAGGAAGGAGTCCAGCTACTTCTTCATTGTGCAGATTGTTATGGCGTGACATTCGTTTTGGGCTCAACGTGCTTCTACCGTAATGACTACCAGTGTCAGCGCTCTCGGTTGTggatttgttgttgattttgttgatattttCGTTGTTAAATTCTTGGTTCAGATTTTTAGTTGTTGCTGAAAAGTTATCGCTATTCCGCAGTTGCCAAACTATAGCAGTGCCTATTTGCATGGTTCAAGATTGTTATTTTGTTATTCGTTCcttgatttttttctttaaacaGTATCCACTGAGGAGGAAAAATTGAATCCttttaaacaaaaagagtACGATTTCAAAGTCTCGTCTACAACTGCAGCTATGAGAGCTTGGAATCAGATATATGGAAATATGCCAATGAATGGAAGTGTGCAGAGAaagctttttgtttttttgcaagtcttttctttttttttttttttaagaaaaaaagaagtctTAAATCAACAATAGGATGCCATAAGAGCACGGActtgaaaaggaaagggcGAATTTTATCAATTGggaggaaaaaagaggagaGGCAGAGGTGCAGATTAATCAAAGTACCtaataaattttttgacATGATTTAGAAAACTATCATGTTGAAAATTTAGTTTTGAATTtggtttttatttgttaCGATTGTTCTCGAAATTGCAAGTtttgtattattattattattttttttcttttgatttgcACAATAAGGACTAGAATCTACAAACTTGCTCAAAAGCAATGAGGCAGCTATTGAATAGGAGACAGCCAAGTTGAACATGCGATATGTTTCAAGGATATAATTAGGCgcgagaaaaaaaagaggaggaaTTGTTCACTTCGGGCTTTGCATGATGAATATTAGCTGCAGAGGGCTTAACTATAATTACCATAAGTCGAGCtaatttattcattttttacttttaattttttttttcgctgCTTTATTACAATGTGTTAAGAGTTTGGTTCTTATATTTGACTTTGGCAAACATTGTTGGGAATAATCATAACCAAGGAGATGTGGGATCGCGgatttcaacaatttcatgAGATGACTAAGCAAGTTAATTTAAGTAACAATAGTAGTTCCCTTGggtaaatttttattttgcctTGACATTGCAGAGGCAAACTGTCCTCAAATGGCAGTTCaagttatttttttttgataaggTAAGGCATCGCTAAATGTTTCTCAAAGTTTGAAAGATTTCTTGTCATTCGTGTCGATGCATTACTTTGCCCCAATTTCTTACATAAACCCCGTAGAAAAGATTTACCCAAGCAATGGTTCCAGCCGTAAAATTCACGGTGATTCAGATTCGTTTAGCACTCGTTAGCATTGATGCCCTTTGAGCTGACACCTATTGATTGGTGACTTAATCACTATTTCCACAAAAGTGATCAAAAGGTTGAACTAAAGCTTTGGCGGACCAGAAAACTTCAAAATACAACTagaaaaatttctttttcatttcatctGCAAGAGCATCGCTAGGTAGAAAATTTTCCGATGCACGCTCGGCCACTTCCATGGgcaattattttttttctttcattatATGTTGAATTGTAGACAAACTAGATGGCATTCATGTGTGTGCGTGgaaattttttcaagaatGTGGCT
It encodes the following:
- the UBP2 gene encoding ubiquitin-specific protease ubp2 (BUSCO:EOG092604S1; MEROPS:MER0000865), producing MYDEIDSEKRLSSHSDPNFSTNNLNSNLDDEQASSSNSELAKIQTQMQPPTQVGEQTEKQKQTVGSSRNPFRNASSAFDESENPTELLTSEEIEKTTQLFTQPQSGQYSMQEEVATPATISTDFTMTGPKLTPQELKSYPFKTLNRILDDLKWTVPYKEKFGQSLLNTRPIEYSESLPALVGSCRTVPELCIMNEMIDFCPAIQKFEFFDGKQIVNLIRGVIISTNKEIYHFRIMILQDNTNPFVVNVVDKHQYHVIPESHVSDVEKELLSTLLLERNDTEETAVIDDAFFKSSSAPNNNILRVTIIKSEFNQEDLKSLFDPQAIKERYLASLPRHPDLDASRIPKAQQCVNMLIKVLKGPILLGDQNVRVISLNTSLDAHVDVSFLIENLGFTLDRERNEVSPPKLIDSHFLLESYIRKALELIIIAQTLPPENNIARISYSFSTNLNKVFDVIAEVDKKESTTNFTSNFANRNKSFIQLSISGHFTDDLIIKCFESTMQSNPENKLFYIDALKDVKSIRQSAGTSYNSKLTLYINKKLHAGDFVGYKDLIESLKILGIEVDPSYTDARLLDDDAIIAAYQTHFKDDPRNYQYYNKQLKSVAIAKNSQRIRDYLAGEILPMSLALFELEIEEITEDDVVITAFEFKLEDILQRNGFDKTASEVVLLTRAFASIAIQRKSYLLLNYLEQKLPEYASVPQETRYGETLLSRSYELLGASDSNSDFELVSIFQSVLSTSSIDIRVLRRAFRSIANSRNSQVMQTFLETGKIDSQLLPAENWPAGLDNIGNTCYLNSLLQYYFCIKPLRDLILNFDEDKIDTGSISNERKIGGRVVEEAEIKRAYQFIYHLKSLFHEMIHTNSRCVKPSRELAYLSFLPSSLPVTFVDGNELGAKKSENAEQDMDTEMEDADVTIVEHQEYSMGNTEYKDNSVDDHNTASSLSSNFDTDSLEEPETLVTSGEPNKEFDDFVEGKVVKFENADQPNDDEDEDDVVVETKQIENIHNDQYRDKETNNLLDDRYVDSRILPISADEMESTIELGRQQDVTECIENVLFQIESALPPTSLDEDNEQNDMVKELFYGKTKQVIQPLQGDSLQTRTSVERFNSLIINVSDHPKSIYDSLDSYFNEDIVNLEDGPVKKSITIAELPQIMQFHVQRVMFDKVKLVAYKSIEPIPFSEKIYLGRYLDTKDEELLRKREQVFQWRREILDLTSRISNITQVDERSQMSIIDSLTATKKFLEKRIINNDKLCIELTTIQVISDQIEKLKQQLAEAKERIADLQTRISQQFDSYNKIGYSIFAIFIHRGEASYGHYWIYIRDPHQHGIFRKYNDEIVSEVPESEVFNFLEGNTATPYYIVYVKDALEKDYINPLNRSITCRS
- the SFL1_1 gene encoding Flocculation suppression protein; the encoded protein is MQIGTAIVWQSRNSDNFSATTKNSNQEFNNENINKINNKSTTESADTGSHYGRSTLSPKRMSRHNNSHNEEVAGLLPQCNTTKSSSKFQTTFVHRLYSMLHEPMIAHLIWWDIDGETFHIEATDDFSIALARYFKHSNEQSFIRQLNMYGFQKINIDDNNVEKGGVKNVKLWTFRHSKGQFKKGKYHMLSLIQRRVPKKAHQRARNPLFKRESSSTKIAHVHPNNHYHQQHQQQQHHHHHHHHHTRRYEDHQRFRQHEPKTVLTAIQVTPPSSSALSEISTPYLFENERTKNSEWQSFSPQPVYVNNTSNCKVSPSAYPHKIASHVPSQSIIPTNMRGFGISYSLGSSTSSASSLSSSSPPSSSSYFSSSVPTILPPPQISSFFSSDLKSLSTPTKGFGLCSNMYTIDKDINNSSNSHQNYQFDLKCNKISNNQSNENFGQSSVLSEVSEKSIDKSKMSPYEVEAMLNTTSSNNNLMDKSSSMNVSNTQQSSCLSIQKNALPSCSELIASIATATPHSVCANSYPHE